The Hymenobacter baengnokdamensis genome includes a region encoding these proteins:
- a CDS encoding sugar kinase codes for MKQVVTFGEVMMRLSPPLNYRLSQTASLDITYGGGDANVAAALAQMGVPAAHVSAFPANELGYAAASHLRRYGVDTTHCHFTEGHRLGLYFLEVGASLRPSRIVYDRAESAFAHLDPAAFNWDEILKNAGWLHWTGITPAISAAAAQATADAIAAARRLGLTVSADVNYRRNLWQYGQKAQDVMPGLVAGCDIVVCTEGDADDLFGLQPAAAAPNSFSSMSEQLVQRFPQIKRVIATRRQTQSASHERICGLLWDQGEFFETPFYDISPVVDRIGGGDSFISGFIYGSHAYEDRAQALSFATIASALKHTIHGDINLVTPAEVEHLMQGNLTGRLLR; via the coding sequence ATGAAACAAGTCGTAACCTTCGGCGAAGTAATGATGCGGCTCTCGCCGCCGCTGAACTACCGGCTCTCCCAGACGGCCTCCCTCGACATAACCTACGGCGGCGGCGACGCCAATGTGGCCGCCGCCCTGGCCCAGATGGGCGTACCGGCAGCCCACGTTTCGGCTTTCCCGGCCAATGAGCTGGGCTACGCGGCGGCCAGCCACCTGCGCCGCTACGGCGTCGATACCACCCATTGCCACTTCACCGAAGGCCACCGACTAGGCTTATATTTTCTGGAAGTAGGCGCGTCGTTGCGGCCCAGCCGCATCGTGTACGACCGCGCCGAGTCGGCCTTTGCGCACCTCGACCCGGCCGCTTTCAACTGGGATGAGATTCTGAAAAACGCCGGCTGGCTGCACTGGACGGGCATCACGCCCGCCATCTCGGCCGCCGCGGCGCAGGCTACTGCCGACGCCATCGCGGCCGCGCGCCGGCTGGGCCTTACCGTGTCGGCCGACGTCAACTACCGCCGCAACCTGTGGCAATATGGCCAGAAGGCTCAGGACGTAATGCCCGGGCTGGTAGCCGGCTGCGATATAGTCGTTTGTACCGAAGGCGACGCCGACGACCTGTTTGGCCTGCAGCCCGCTGCCGCTGCCCCCAACAGCTTTAGCTCGATGAGTGAGCAGCTGGTGCAGCGCTTTCCGCAAATCAAGCGCGTGATTGCTACCCGCCGTCAGACCCAAAGCGCCTCGCACGAGCGCATCTGCGGCCTGCTTTGGGACCAGGGCGAGTTCTTCGAGACGCCCTTTTACGATATCTCACCCGTGGTGGACCGCATCGGCGGCGGCGACTCGTTTATTTCAGGCTTCATCTACGGCTCTCATGCATATGAAGACCGGGCCCAGGCGCTATCCTTCGCTACCATCGCTTCGGCGCTGAAGCACACCATTCACGGCGATATCAACCTGGTGACGCCCGCCGAAGTGGAGCACCTCATGCAGGGTAACCTGACGGGGCGCCTGCTGCGGTAA
- a CDS encoding beta/alpha barrel domain-containing protein — MLSSQEVIARTLQAPLVPVFFHADAAYAQSIVRGCYAGGVRVFEFTNRGANAFEVFQELVKLVADDCPDLVLGIGTIYTAADAERFIAAGAAFIVQPVTTAEVAAVCQRHDVAWLPGALTPNEIYAATQLGAQLVKIFPGNLVGPDYVKALRGPMPSVRLMVTGGVEPTEASLTEWFGAGVNVVGVGSQLFKGASDAATITARVAPLMHFLQKQVAAG, encoded by the coding sequence ATGCTTTCTTCCCAAGAAGTTATCGCCCGCACGCTGCAAGCGCCGCTGGTGCCGGTCTTTTTTCACGCCGATGCCGCGTATGCCCAGTCCATTGTGCGGGGCTGCTACGCTGGAGGCGTGCGGGTATTTGAGTTTACCAACCGCGGGGCCAATGCTTTTGAGGTTTTTCAGGAGCTTGTCAAGCTAGTAGCTGATGACTGCCCCGACCTCGTGCTGGGTATTGGCACCATCTACACCGCCGCCGATGCCGAGCGCTTCATTGCGGCCGGCGCGGCCTTCATCGTGCAGCCCGTTACCACGGCCGAGGTGGCCGCCGTCTGCCAGCGCCACGACGTGGCCTGGCTGCCCGGCGCCCTGACGCCGAATGAGATTTATGCCGCCACGCAGCTCGGCGCGCAGCTCGTCAAAATCTTCCCCGGCAACCTCGTCGGCCCCGATTATGTGAAGGCCCTGCGCGGCCCCATGCCCAGCGTCAGGCTCATGGTCACGGGCGGCGTCGAGCCTACCGAGGCCAGCCTCACTGAGTGGTTTGGGGCCGGGGTAAATGTGGTGGGCGTAGGCTCGCAGCTCTTCAAAGGGGCCAGCGACGCGGCTACGATTACGGCGCGCGTGGCGCCGCTGATGCACTTTTTACAGAAGCAAGTAGCGGCTGGTTGA
- a CDS encoding MFS transporter: MNPTLHSSPPGTDSAAAIGKYRWTICSLVFFATTINYLDRAVISLLKPYLEKAFHWNSGDYANIEIAFKLAYAVGMIGVGRIIDKLGTKLGYALSTALWSVAAMGHALVSSTLGFGVARGFLGITEAGNFPAAIKTTAEWFPQRERALATGIFNSGSNVGAIVAPLSVPWIAEHIGWQWAFIITGALGFIWLVLWMLIYDTPADSKRLSKAEFDYINADIPAGLPAEGVVEEKPKVGWLPLLGFRQTWAFVIGKFITDPIWWFYLFWLPDFLGKQYHLTGTAIALPVAAVYILSSIGSVGGGYLPLGFIKRGMPAFQARKTAMLAIAFCVFPIVFAQWLGSIDMWLAVLVIGIAAAAHQAWSANIFTTVSDMFPKRAVASVTGIGGMAGGLGGIALTALVQKRMFVHYESIGQLDKAYYIMFFICGAAYLLAWVLMFTLVPRMEPIKLDETD, from the coding sequence ATGAATCCCACCCTTCACAGCTCGCCGCCCGGCACCGATTCAGCGGCTGCCATTGGCAAATACCGCTGGACAATCTGCTCGCTGGTATTTTTTGCTACCACCATTAATTACCTCGACCGGGCGGTTATCTCGCTGCTGAAGCCCTACCTCGAAAAGGCTTTTCACTGGAACTCGGGCGACTATGCCAACATCGAGATTGCCTTTAAGCTGGCATATGCCGTGGGTATGATTGGCGTGGGGCGCATCATCGACAAGCTGGGCACCAAGCTCGGCTACGCGCTTTCGACGGCGCTGTGGAGTGTAGCGGCCATGGGCCACGCACTGGTGAGCAGCACGCTGGGCTTCGGGGTAGCGCGGGGCTTTTTGGGAATTACGGAGGCCGGCAACTTCCCGGCGGCTATCAAGACGACCGCCGAATGGTTTCCGCAGCGCGAGCGGGCGCTGGCCACGGGCATCTTCAATTCGGGCTCCAACGTCGGGGCTATCGTGGCCCCACTCTCAGTGCCCTGGATTGCCGAGCACATTGGCTGGCAGTGGGCCTTTATTATTACCGGCGCGCTGGGCTTTATCTGGCTGGTGCTCTGGATGCTTATCTACGACACGCCGGCCGACAGCAAGCGTCTGAGTAAAGCCGAGTTCGACTACATCAACGCTGATATTCCGGCGGGCCTGCCCGCCGAGGGCGTGGTAGAAGAAAAGCCTAAAGTGGGCTGGCTGCCCCTGCTGGGCTTCCGCCAAACCTGGGCCTTCGTTATCGGCAAGTTTATTACCGACCCCATCTGGTGGTTTTACCTGTTTTGGCTGCCCGATTTTCTGGGCAAGCAGTACCACCTCACTGGCACGGCCATTGCCCTGCCAGTGGCGGCGGTGTACATCTTGTCGAGCATTGGGAGCGTGGGCGGCGGCTACCTGCCGCTGGGCTTTATCAAGCGGGGCATGCCGGCTTTTCAGGCCCGCAAAACGGCCATGCTGGCTATCGCCTTCTGCGTGTTTCCAATTGTGTTTGCGCAGTGGCTGGGAAGCATTGATATGTGGCTGGCGGTGCTGGTTATCGGCATTGCGGCGGCGGCCCACCAGGCCTGGAGCGCCAATATTTTCACCACCGTGTCGGATATGTTTCCCAAGCGGGCCGTGGCCTCGGTCACGGGTATCGGCGGCATGGCCGGCGGCCTGGGCGGCATCGCGCTCACGGCCCTGGTACAGAAGCGCATGTTTGTGCATTACGAGTCTATCGGCCAGCTCGATAAGGCCTACTACATCATGTTCTTTATCTGCGGAGCGGCTTACTTGCTGGCCTGGGTGCTGATGTTCACGCTGGTGCCGCGCATGGAGCCCATCAAGCTAGACGAGACGGATTAA
- a CDS encoding nuclear transport factor 2 family protein yields MRKISLLLAFLLVLPLLTFAQAPNKKNVAAAQEVEKLERQRFAAQVSKDFAFLEKVFADDLIYTHASGKQNGKTDYLQSIRDGKSVYDKIEVEAINVRAYNDGQTAVVNGQIVIYQPNKPDGSPNVAHIKYVTTQIKDPKKGWQVVLWQSQKQPEK; encoded by the coding sequence ATGAGAAAGATTTCGCTCCTGCTGGCTTTCCTGCTGGTCCTGCCTTTGCTCACGTTTGCCCAGGCTCCTAACAAGAAAAACGTGGCTGCCGCTCAGGAAGTCGAGAAGCTGGAGCGCCAGCGCTTCGCGGCCCAGGTGAGCAAGGATTTCGCTTTCCTCGAAAAAGTATTCGCCGACGACCTCATCTATACCCACGCCAGCGGCAAGCAAAACGGCAAAACCGATTACCTGCAAAGCATCCGCGACGGCAAGAGCGTGTACGATAAGATTGAGGTAGAAGCTATTAACGTGCGGGCCTACAACGACGGGCAGACCGCCGTGGTCAACGGCCAGATTGTTATCTACCAGCCCAATAAGCCCGATGGCTCGCCCAACGTGGCGCATATCAAGTACGTGACCACCCAGATTAAAGACCCCAAAAAGGGCTGGCAGGTAGTGCTGTGGCAGTCGCAGAAGCAACCCGAGAAATAA
- a CDS encoding T9SS type A sorting domain-containing protein: protein MSIFTSVSRLALLALALPLAATAQKASSYTMVASGSNAGAYTVLEPTTTAAVRTAGTEDEGYYNNLPLGFSFKFAGTSYTTVSASTNGFLTLGQALTSATPVNNLATGTLRPVIAPLWDDISFGTAASPPDPTVDGNLYYQTTGSAGSRVFTIEWRNVRWAPGATGPVCSFFVQLFEGTNVVVFDYLQGSGSAYGSTRSASVGLAGPTSGDFISLSDLQLTATTSTTAETSTITSRATSGRIFTFTPSVVTATAPGVAAAAFQLAPNPAHGRVEMVSYDAQQPVTLHDSQGRLVRTLAPAAGASLDLSSLSPGLYIVRNGQQSRRLAID, encoded by the coding sequence ATGAGCATTTTTACATCTGTTTCGCGCCTGGCCCTTCTGGCACTGGCGCTACCGCTGGCGGCTACTGCCCAGAAGGCCAGCTCCTACACGATGGTAGCCAGCGGCAGCAACGCCGGCGCTTACACCGTACTGGAGCCGACCACCACTGCCGCCGTGCGCACTGCCGGCACCGAGGATGAAGGCTACTACAACAACCTGCCGCTGGGCTTCAGCTTTAAGTTCGCGGGCACGTCGTACACCACGGTATCGGCCTCGACCAATGGCTTCCTGACGCTGGGCCAGGCGCTAACCAGCGCGACGCCGGTCAATAACCTGGCTACGGGTACGCTGCGCCCCGTCATTGCGCCGCTCTGGGATGATATCTCGTTTGGCACGGCCGCCTCGCCGCCCGACCCCACCGTGGATGGCAACCTGTACTACCAGACTACGGGCTCGGCCGGCAGCCGCGTCTTTACCATTGAGTGGCGCAACGTTCGCTGGGCACCCGGCGCAACCGGGCCGGTCTGCTCGTTTTTCGTGCAGCTATTTGAAGGTACCAACGTAGTCGTATTCGATTACCTGCAGGGCAGCGGCAGCGCGTACGGCTCGACACGCAGTGCTTCGGTGGGCCTGGCCGGGCCAACCAGCGGCGACTTTATCTCGCTGTCGGACCTGCAGCTCACTGCTACTACCAGCACCACGGCCGAAACCTCTACCATTACCAGCCGGGCCACGAGCGGACGCATTTTCACCTTTACCCCGAGCGTGGTAACGGCTACGGCCCCTGGGGTGGCCGCGGCTGCTTTTCAGCTGGCGCCTAACCCCGCCCACGGTCGCGTAGAGATGGTGAGCTACGATGCCCAGCAGCCCGTGACCCTGCACGACAGCCAGGGCCGCCTGGTGCGTACGCTGGCGCCCGCTGCCGGCGCTTCGCTCGACCTGAGCAGCCTGTCGCCGGGCCTCTACATTGTGCGCAACGGCCAGCAGAGCCGCCGGCTGGCCATCGATTAA
- the fbp gene encoding class 1 fructose-bisphosphatase, giving the protein MSPSTIPPSHDDIATPVGTTLERYIMRKQAEFPFATGELSQLLRDIALASKIMAREVSRAGLNNLAEVVGAEGEQQPPRHRLGEEAHIRFVRALTNGRECCAVLSEARPDIIDTGNHEGKYVVALNPLNGSVSLDFNVNTGTIFSIYRRVSRYGGPARAEDFLQGGRAQVAAGYILYGSSTMLVYTTGHGVKGFTYEPSLGEFFLSHPHLTMPKRGEVFSCNEGNWFDFPEFARTFLTTCKERRMAARYVGSLAADYHRNLFTGGIYLYPPTGQWPSGKLRLLYECYPIAFVSEQAGGVAVTGATEVLDVPPTADLHQRVPLFVGSSELVRELQAVASK; this is encoded by the coding sequence ATGTCTCCGTCTACAATCCCGCCTTCGCACGACGACATCGCGACCCCCGTCGGCACCACGCTTGAGCGCTACATCATGCGCAAGCAGGCCGAGTTTCCGTTTGCTACCGGCGAGCTTTCGCAGCTGCTGCGCGACATCGCCCTGGCCAGCAAAATAATGGCGCGCGAGGTGAGCCGCGCCGGCCTCAACAACCTGGCCGAAGTAGTTGGCGCCGAGGGCGAGCAGCAGCCCCCGCGCCACCGGCTGGGCGAGGAGGCCCATATTCGCTTTGTGCGGGCCCTCACCAATGGCCGCGAGTGCTGCGCCGTGCTCAGCGAGGCCCGCCCCGATATCATCGACACCGGCAACCACGAGGGCAAGTACGTGGTTGCCCTCAACCCGCTGAACGGGTCGGTGAGCCTCGATTTTAACGTCAATACCGGCACCATCTTCAGCATTTACCGGCGCGTGAGCCGCTACGGCGGGCCGGCGCGGGCCGAAGACTTTTTGCAGGGCGGCCGGGCGCAGGTGGCAGCGGGCTACATTCTCTATGGCTCCAGCACCATGCTGGTGTACACCACCGGCCACGGCGTAAAAGGCTTTACCTACGAGCCCAGCCTGGGCGAGTTTTTTCTCTCGCACCCGCACCTGACCATGCCTAAGCGCGGCGAGGTGTTTTCGTGCAACGAGGGCAACTGGTTTGACTTTCCGGAGTTTGCGCGCACCTTTCTTACCACTTGCAAGGAGCGCCGCATGGCCGCCCGCTACGTGGGTTCACTGGCGGCCGATTACCACCGCAATCTGTTTACGGGCGGTATTTACCTGTACCCGCCCACCGGGCAGTGGCCCAGCGGCAAGCTGCGCCTGCTCTACGAATGCTACCCCATTGCCTTCGTGAGCGAACAAGCCGGCGGCGTGGCGGTTACCGGAGCCACTGAGGTACTCGACGTGCCCCCTACTGCCGACCTGCACCAGCGGGTGCCGCTGTTTGTGGGCTCTTCGGAGCTGGTGCGCGAGCTGCAAGCCGTGGCGAGCAAATAG
- a CDS encoding aldehyde dehydrogenase family protein yields MAKIVSPEVEFSKLLADIKQATPEIFAPNGGYLNLLEGRWQEAGEPRPFHSPVDGSEIGSLPMLRHDAALRAVRFAKGEAAAWAATDLDERKRRVQDCLNQLRPQIDLVGKLLIWEIGKTYKLGFTDIDRAIEGVQWYVDNIESLLGDRQPLGLVSNIASWNYPMSVLLHAVLTQVLCGNSVIAKTPTDGGFISLSLTFAIARRCGLPVTLVSGPGGELSDVLVKDPAVDCLSFVGGRYNGRNIADALSQNHKRYMLEMEGVNTYGIWDYSQWDKLADQLVKGYDYGKQRCTAYVRWVVERRLFPQFLETYTTAIGSLKVGNPTLVDAAGDKLPDLAFGPVINARQAEDLDRLYADGLKTGAIPFYEGKLDDSLFLPGQDRSAYRAPRALVGLPRQSELYFKEPFGPIDTVVLIDRVEELVGEMNISNGALVTALGSDDEKWANRTAKELRAFKVGINKLRSRGDREEVFGGLGESWKGAFVGGKLLVEAVTQGAPSQPVLGNYPDAVLLPEKA; encoded by the coding sequence ATGGCTAAAATCGTTTCGCCCGAAGTTGAGTTCAGCAAGCTGCTGGCCGATATCAAGCAGGCCACGCCTGAAATCTTCGCTCCTAACGGCGGCTACCTCAATTTGCTCGAAGGCCGCTGGCAGGAAGCCGGTGAGCCCCGCCCCTTCCATTCGCCGGTCGATGGCTCCGAGATTGGCTCGCTGCCCATGCTCAGGCACGATGCCGCGCTGCGCGCGGTGCGCTTTGCCAAGGGCGAAGCCGCTGCCTGGGCTGCTACCGACCTCGACGAGCGCAAGCGCCGCGTGCAGGACTGCCTCAACCAGCTGCGCCCGCAGATAGACCTGGTGGGCAAGCTGCTCATCTGGGAAATCGGCAAGACGTATAAATTGGGTTTTACCGATATTGACCGGGCTATCGAGGGCGTGCAGTGGTACGTTGACAATATAGAAAGTCTGCTCGGCGACCGCCAGCCCCTGGGCCTGGTGAGCAACATTGCCTCCTGGAACTACCCCATGTCGGTGCTGCTGCACGCGGTACTCACGCAGGTGCTGTGCGGCAACTCGGTTATTGCCAAAACGCCCACCGACGGCGGCTTTATCTCCCTGAGCCTCACCTTTGCCATTGCCCGGCGCTGCGGCCTGCCCGTGACCCTGGTAAGCGGCCCCGGCGGTGAGCTGAGCGACGTGCTGGTGAAAGACCCCGCCGTGGACTGTCTTTCCTTCGTGGGCGGCCGCTACAACGGCCGCAACATCGCCGATGCGCTATCGCAAAACCACAAGCGGTATATGCTCGAGATGGAAGGCGTGAACACCTATGGTATCTGGGACTACTCGCAGTGGGATAAGCTGGCCGACCAGCTGGTAAAAGGCTACGACTACGGCAAGCAGCGCTGCACCGCCTACGTGCGCTGGGTGGTGGAGCGCCGCCTGTTTCCGCAGTTTCTCGAAACGTACACAACGGCCATTGGCAGCCTTAAAGTGGGCAACCCAACGCTGGTTGATGCCGCCGGCGACAAGCTGCCCGACCTGGCCTTTGGCCCCGTTATCAACGCCCGCCAGGCCGAAGACCTGGACCGGCTGTACGCCGATGGCCTCAAAACCGGCGCTATTCCCTTTTACGAAGGCAAGCTCGACGACTCGCTCTTCCTGCCCGGCCAGGACCGCTCGGCCTACCGCGCGCCCCGCGCCCTGGTGGGCCTGCCGCGCCAGAGCGAGCTGTACTTCAAGGAGCCTTTCGGCCCCATTGATACAGTAGTGCTCATCGACCGCGTGGAAGAGCTGGTGGGCGAGATGAATATCTCGAACGGCGCGCTCGTCACCGCCCTCGGCTCGGACGATGAGAAATGGGCCAACCGCACTGCCAAGGAGTTGCGCGCCTTCAAGGTGGGCATCAACAAGCTGCGCTCGCGCGGCGACCGCGAAGAAGTCTTCGGTGGCCTCGGCGAGAGCTGGAAGGGCGCCTTCGTGGGCGGCAAGCTGCTGGTGGAGGCCGTGACCCAGGGCGCGCCCAGCCAGCCCGTGCTCGGCAACTACCCCGACGCCGTGCTGCTGCCCGAGAAAGCGTAG
- a CDS encoding beta strand repeat-containing protein, with protein sequence MKFSLRLLPAAHFLLLLVGILALLPWAARAQAPTVSSILNPDGTLRAGAKGSFNATGYQLSYGKGGQPVLHAAAGQSWNALGGSPAGTQNGTNGNVQVVAVSGTDVYVGGAFTTAGGTAANYVAKWNGSTWSSLGTGSANGVGSSVSALAVSGTNVYVGGNFSTAGGLPANAVAMWDGTTWNAMGAGVTTGAYAGNVLALALAPNGTNVYVGGSFVTAGGITVNNVAQWDGSTWSALGSGMGSNVYTLAVSGSTLYAGGYFTTAGGTPANRIAQWDGTAWSALGAGFDNSVEALAVSGTTLYAGGFFLNSGSVSTRYVAQWDGTAWSALGAGMNNVVQSLAVIGTTVYAGGQYTTADGTTANRVAQWNGSAWSPLVMGAANGTDNSVFGLGVSGTTLYVGGNFANAGGGTANHMARWDGTTWSSLGMGGASGVSNSSSSASIQCVLINGSTVYVAGSFNSAGGVPASGVAKWDGSTWSALGSGVYSATALALGANGTDLYVGGYFTTAGGIAANRVAKWDGSAWSALGSGLSGGSGYSIGPSAMTMSNGLLYVAGIFNLAGGITVNNVAKWDGNAWSALGGGVTVGSYTSGVLALAVNGTTVYVGGDFSAAGGNSAIQRVAQWDGTTWSALGSGVSGTVNSLVVGGTTLYAGGSFTSAGGAPANYIAQWNGSAWSALGSGLSNSVSALLLDGTNLYAGGSFTTAGGRAANRVAKWDGSNWTSLGTGGANGTGNGSVYSLALKGTDLYVGGSFATAGGLVVNNVAYYGAAPTPLPVELTAFTATAAGNTAVALAWATASEQNSLAFEVERSQDGQTFTHVSTVPAAGSSSTPRRYELLDTNPLARQSVLYYRLKQLDVDGTYSYSPVRTVALAGASAGLSLYPNPAPGGRARLMGAAPGTLVQVYDALGRPVANSPADAAGTATLALPQGLAAGVYVVRAGTQALRLTVE encoded by the coding sequence ATGAAGTTTTCGCTACGCCTGCTGCCCGCAGCTCATTTTTTGCTCCTGCTGGTCGGGATACTGGCCTTGCTGCCTTGGGCAGCGCGGGCTCAGGCCCCAACTGTAAGCAGCATCCTCAACCCCGACGGCACGCTGCGGGCCGGTGCCAAGGGTTCCTTTAATGCTACCGGCTACCAGCTTAGCTACGGCAAGGGCGGCCAGCCCGTGCTGCACGCGGCGGCCGGCCAAAGCTGGAACGCGCTGGGCGGTAGCCCGGCCGGCACCCAAAACGGCACTAATGGAAACGTACAGGTAGTGGCCGTGAGCGGCACCGACGTGTACGTGGGCGGCGCCTTTACCACGGCTGGGGGCACCGCCGCCAACTACGTGGCCAAGTGGAACGGCAGCACCTGGAGCAGCCTGGGTACGGGCTCGGCCAATGGGGTAGGGAGTAGCGTATCCGCGCTGGCGGTGAGCGGCACGAACGTGTACGTGGGCGGCAACTTTTCTACGGCCGGTGGCCTGCCGGCCAACGCAGTGGCCATGTGGGATGGCACCACGTGGAACGCGATGGGAGCGGGCGTAACCACGGGTGCCTACGCTGGCAACGTGCTGGCCCTGGCTCTGGCTCCCAACGGCACGAACGTGTACGTGGGCGGCAGCTTCGTCACCGCCGGCGGTATCACCGTTAACAACGTAGCCCAGTGGGACGGCAGCACCTGGAGTGCGCTGGGCAGCGGCATGGGCAGCAATGTGTATACGCTGGCTGTGAGCGGCTCGACGTTGTATGCGGGCGGCTATTTCACCACGGCCGGGGGCACCCCGGCCAACCGCATCGCCCAGTGGGACGGCACCGCCTGGAGTGCGCTGGGGGCCGGCTTCGATAATAGCGTAGAGGCGCTGGCCGTGAGTGGCACTACGCTGTATGCAGGGGGATTTTTCCTGAACTCTGGCAGCGTGAGCACCCGCTACGTGGCCCAGTGGGACGGCACCGCCTGGAGTGCGCTGGGCGCCGGCATGAACAACGTAGTGCAGTCATTGGCCGTGATTGGCACCACGGTGTACGCGGGCGGCCAGTACACAACTGCCGATGGCACTACCGCCAACCGCGTCGCCCAATGGAACGGCTCGGCCTGGAGCCCGTTGGTAATGGGCGCGGCCAATGGTACCGATAACAGCGTTTTCGGGCTGGGGGTGAGCGGCACTACCTTGTACGTGGGCGGCAACTTTGCCAACGCCGGCGGTGGTACCGCTAACCACATGGCCCGGTGGGATGGCACCACCTGGAGTTCCCTGGGCATGGGCGGGGCGAGTGGCGTCAGCAACTCCTCTTCCAGTGCGTCGATTCAGTGCGTGCTGATAAACGGCTCCACCGTGTACGTGGCCGGCTCGTTTAATAGCGCGGGTGGGGTACCGGCCAGTGGGGTAGCCAAGTGGGACGGCAGTACCTGGAGCGCCCTCGGCAGTGGGGTCTACAGTGCGACAGCCCTGGCCCTGGGCGCAAATGGCACTGACCTCTACGTAGGCGGCTACTTCACTACGGCTGGCGGAATAGCGGCCAACCGGGTGGCCAAGTGGGATGGCAGCGCCTGGAGCGCGCTCGGCAGCGGGCTAAGTGGGGGGAGTGGGTATAGCATTGGCCCGTCGGCGATGACGATGAGCAACGGCCTGCTGTACGTAGCTGGTATATTCAATTTGGCTGGAGGCATCACGGTTAACAATGTCGCCAAGTGGGATGGCAACGCCTGGAGCGCGCTCGGCGGCGGGGTTACCGTGGGTTCATATACCTCGGGCGTGTTGGCCCTGGCCGTGAACGGGACGACTGTTTACGTGGGGGGCGACTTTTCGGCGGCCGGCGGCAATAGTGCCATTCAACGAGTGGCCCAATGGGACGGCACTACCTGGAGTGCCCTGGGCAGCGGCGTGAGCGGCACGGTCAATTCGCTGGTAGTTGGGGGTACTACCTTGTATGCTGGTGGCTCTTTCACTTCTGCCGGCGGCGCGCCGGCCAACTACATTGCCCAGTGGAATGGCAGCGCCTGGAGTGCGCTGGGCAGCGGCCTCAGTAATTCGGTTTCGGCCCTGCTCTTGGATGGCACCAACCTGTATGCGGGCGGCAGCTTTACCACGGCCGGCGGCAGAGCTGCCAACCGGGTAGCCAAGTGGGACGGCAGCAACTGGACCAGCCTGGGCACCGGCGGCGCCAACGGAACCGGTAATGGCAGCGTCTACTCACTGGCGCTAAAGGGCACCGACCTGTACGTAGGTGGCAGCTTTGCCACGGCCGGCGGGCTGGTGGTCAATAATGTTGCCTACTACGGGGCCGCGCCGACGCCCCTGCCCGTCGAGCTTACCGCCTTCACGGCTACGGCCGCAGGTAATACGGCGGTGGCTCTGGCCTGGGCGACCGCCTCGGAGCAGAACAGCCTGGCCTTCGAAGTAGAGCGCAGCCAGGACGGGCAGACCTTTACCCACGTTAGCACAGTGCCCGCAGCCGGCAGTAGCAGTACTCCCCGCCGGTATGAGTTGCTGGATACCAATCCGCTCGCCCGGCAGTCTGTCCTCTATTATCGCCTGAAGCAGCTGGACGTGGACGGCACCTACAGCTACTCCCCCGTGCGCACAGTGGCCCTGGCAGGTGCCAGCGCCGGCCTGAGCCTGTACCCCAATCCGGCCCCCGGTGGCCGGGCCAGGCTGATGGGCGCGGCTCCCGGCACCCTGGTGCAGGTGTACGATGCGCTGGGCCGCCCGGTGGCCAACTCGCCGGCCGATGCCGCGGGCACGGCCACGCTGGCGCTGCCGCAGGGGCTGGCGGCGGGCGTGTACGTGGTGCGCGCCGGCACGCAGGCCCTGCGCCTCACGGTGGAGTAA